Proteins co-encoded in one Papaver somniferum cultivar HN1 chromosome 5, ASM357369v1, whole genome shotgun sequence genomic window:
- the LOC113284164 gene encoding F-box/FBD/LRR-repeat protein At1g78750-like isoform X2 — MSLPQLKKLYLCGLSISNVESSKRLFSSCPVLEALEMVDCNIQTDNQRNLVVHSDTFKVFAHTCWSRGLLLQNDTMANVIKLSAPNLEEFTCRSFLKQDYCLEICSPPSLVCFDMTEENEEDENAEDCSELLPDEKEVYAKRAMQFLRAVYMVKTMRLSPGFLEVLSHAPDVLDCQHPRLCDLQYLTLGMWSTRGCLRAIAYLLRISPNIVELYLELKESNSVDVGDDWEAGLSSPGMLSNLKIVEIEDVEGCVAEFNILSFLLKNANDLAKVVISFCSCAGSQVQRFKQMLRAVPTASSDVELVFHK; from the exons ATGAGTTTACCTCAGCTTAAAAAGTTGTACTTATGTGGATTATCAATCTCTAATGTGGAATCATCTAAAAGACTCTTTTCAAGTTGTCCAGTTCTTGAAGCTTTAGAGATGGTTGATTGCAATATACAGACTGACAATCAGAGGAATTTGGTTGTTCATTCTGACACCTTTAAGGTGTTTGCACACACGTGTTGGAGTAGAGGTCTTTTGCTGCAAAATGATACTATGGCTAACGTTATCAAGTTAAGTGCTCCAAATTTGGAAGAATTCACTTGCAGATCTTTCTTGAAACAAGATTATTGTCTAGAAATCTGTTCTCCACCATCCTTGGTATGCTTTGACATGacagaagaaaacgaagaagatgagAATGCAGAAGATTGTTCAGAATTGCTTCCAGATGAAAAAGAAGTGTATGCTAAACGGGCAATGCAATTTCTACGAGCGGTTTACATGGTGAAAACAATGAGATTATCACCCGGATTCCTTGAG GTTCTCTCACATGCTCCTGACGTATTAGACTGTCAACACCCTCGCTTATGTGATCTTCAATATTTGACACTCGGAATGTGGTCTACAAGAGGTTGCTTGCGGGCTATAGCATACTTACTCCGCATTTCTCCTAATATAGTCGAACTTTACCTTGAATTGAAGGAG TCAAATTCAGTGGATGTTGGAGACGACTGGGAAGCAGGCTTGTCATCACCAGGGATGTTATCTAACCTCAAGATTGTCGAGATTGAAGATGTGGAAGGATGTGTTGCTGAGTTCAACATTCTAAGTTTTTTGTTGAAAAATGCAAATGATTTGGCAAAAGTTGTTATATCCTTTTGTTCTTGTGCTGGCTCGCAAGTTCAGCGGTTTAAGCAGATGCTAAGAGCAGTTCCTACAGCTTCTTCAGATGTTGAACTAGTGTTTCATAAATGA
- the LOC113284165 gene encoding putative F-box protein At4g09190 — MHFIHLSGPDSGADKLGFLALTNNDENFHYFEYDENNHDQSTIPPIQRIRRIHFTPPITGVVTFLGSCNGLVCFAKYPIQTHSTVPVCIWNPITKEHVLLPKINTDSDLDQYVYWGGGFGYVSSTNEYKVVGLYRLKTTQFLEVHIYTLGSGHGWRNLGKFSTYYREQGIFADGALYWMSSQLENILTFDLSDEKFCENLSPPPVASVTDWDSNNMIRVLDGFLFSSINLGVEEEEDKCHDIWLIKKKNENHEMKEQEVRQSLGWTKEFRINERKLLTVTKNKGVLTFTDYNVKIYDTKASTSERLLNFEGRIVELLPHKNTLVSLKELGEDDAKIMELVEI; from the coding sequence ATGCACTTCATTCATCTCTCAGGTCCTGATTCAGGTGCTGATAAGTTGGGTTTTCTAGCTTTGACCAATAATGATGAaaattttcactattttgaatatGATGAGAATAATCATGATCAGTCAACAATACCCCCCATTCAGAGAATCAGAAGAATTCATTTTACCCCTCCAATTACTGGTGTTGTTACCTTTCTTGGATCGTGTAATGGTTTGGTTTGTTTTGCTAAATACCCAATACAAACTCATAGCACAGTACCTGTTTGTATTTGGAACCCCATCACTAAAGAACATGTTTTGCTGCCAAAAATCAACACAGATTCTGATCTTGATCAGTATGTTTATTGGGGTGGAGGATTCGGTTACGTTTCTTCAACGAATGAGTACAAAGTTGTAGGATTATATAGGTTGAAGACGACCCAGTTTCTAGAAGTCCACATATACACTTTAGGTAGTGGACATGGATGGAGAAACCTTGGAAAGTTCAGTACTTATTATCGGGAACAAGGTATCTTTGCGGATGGAGCTCTTTATTGGATGAGTTCTCAGTTAGAAAACATCTTAACTTTCGATTTGTCGGATGAAAAGTTTTGTGAAAATCTTTCACCACCTCCTGTGGCATCAGTCACTGATTGGGATAGTAATAACATGATAAGAGTTTTGGatgggtttttgttttcttctatcaatttaggtgtcgaagaagaagaagacaaatgTCATGACATATGGCTGATAAAAAAGAAGAATGAGAATCATGAAATGAAAGAGCAAGAGGTACGTCAGTCATTGGGTTGGACTAAAGAGTTTAGGATTAATGAGAGAAAATTGTTAACCGTCACGAAGAATAAGGGTGTTTTAACTTTCACTGATTACAATGTCAAAATTTATGACACAAAAGCTTCAACCTCCGAAAGGCTTTTAAATTTTGAGGGACGGATTGTTGAATTACTTCCTCACAAGAACACCTTAGTTtcattgaaagaattaggggaagaTGATGCGAAGATAATGGAGTTAGTTGAAATTTGA
- the LOC113284164 gene encoding F-box/FBD/LRR-repeat protein At1g78750-like isoform X1, which translates to MQCRLVFCRNGGFMFGNLIPHRLFNCKSLTKLKISAEGNYRYTNIILPRSMSLPQLKKLYLCGLSISNVESSKRLFSSCPVLEALEMVDCNIQTDNQRNLVVHSDTFKVFAHTCWSRGLLLQNDTMANVIKLSAPNLEEFTCRSFLKQDYCLEICSPPSLVCFDMTEENEEDENAEDCSELLPDEKEVYAKRAMQFLRAVYMVKTMRLSPGFLEVLSHAPDVLDCQHPRLCDLQYLTLGMWSTRGCLRAIAYLLRISPNIVELYLELKESNSVDVGDDWEAGLSSPGMLSNLKIVEIEDVEGCVAEFNILSFLLKNANDLAKVVISFCSCAGSQVQRFKQMLRAVPTASSDVELVFHK; encoded by the exons ATGCAGTGCAGACTAGTTTTCTGTCGAAACGGTGGATTCATGTTTGGAAATCTAATTCCTCACCGTCTTTTTAATTGTAAATCACTGACAAAGTTGAAAATTTCAGCAGAGGGTAACTACAGATATACAAATATTATTCTACCAAGATCAATGAGTTTACCTCAGCTTAAAAAGTTGTACTTATGTGGATTATCAATCTCTAATGTGGAATCATCTAAAAGACTCTTTTCAAGTTGTCCAGTTCTTGAAGCTTTAGAGATGGTTGATTGCAATATACAGACTGACAATCAGAGGAATTTGGTTGTTCATTCTGACACCTTTAAGGTGTTTGCACACACGTGTTGGAGTAGAGGTCTTTTGCTGCAAAATGATACTATGGCTAACGTTATCAAGTTAAGTGCTCCAAATTTGGAAGAATTCACTTGCAGATCTTTCTTGAAACAAGATTATTGTCTAGAAATCTGTTCTCCACCATCCTTGGTATGCTTTGACATGacagaagaaaacgaagaagatgagAATGCAGAAGATTGTTCAGAATTGCTTCCAGATGAAAAAGAAGTGTATGCTAAACGGGCAATGCAATTTCTACGAGCGGTTTACATGGTGAAAACAATGAGATTATCACCCGGATTCCTTGAG GTTCTCTCACATGCTCCTGACGTATTAGACTGTCAACACCCTCGCTTATGTGATCTTCAATATTTGACACTCGGAATGTGGTCTACAAGAGGTTGCTTGCGGGCTATAGCATACTTACTCCGCATTTCTCCTAATATAGTCGAACTTTACCTTGAATTGAAGGAG TCAAATTCAGTGGATGTTGGAGACGACTGGGAAGCAGGCTTGTCATCACCAGGGATGTTATCTAACCTCAAGATTGTCGAGATTGAAGATGTGGAAGGATGTGTTGCTGAGTTCAACATTCTAAGTTTTTTGTTGAAAAATGCAAATGATTTGGCAAAAGTTGTTATATCCTTTTGTTCTTGTGCTGGCTCGCAAGTTCAGCGGTTTAAGCAGATGCTAAGAGCAGTTCCTACAGCTTCTTCAGATGTTGAACTAGTGTTTCATAAATGA
- the LOC113284164 gene encoding putative F-box/FBD/LRR-repeat protein At1g66290 isoform X3, with amino-acid sequence MQCRLVFCRNGGFMFGNLIPHRLFNCKSLTKLKISAEGNYRYTNIILPRSMSLPQLKKLYLCGLSISNVESSKRLFSSCPVLEALEMVDCNIQTDNQRNLVVHSDTFKVFAHTCWSRGLLLQNDTMANVIKLSAPNLEEFTCRSFLKQDYCLEICSPPSLVCFDMTEENEEDENAEDCSELLPDEKEVYAKRAMQFLRAVYMVKTMRLSPGFLEVLSHAPDVLDCQHPRLCDLQYLTLGMWSTRVKFSGCWRRLGSRLVITRDVI; translated from the exons ATGCAGTGCAGACTAGTTTTCTGTCGAAACGGTGGATTCATGTTTGGAAATCTAATTCCTCACCGTCTTTTTAATTGTAAATCACTGACAAAGTTGAAAATTTCAGCAGAGGGTAACTACAGATATACAAATATTATTCTACCAAGATCAATGAGTTTACCTCAGCTTAAAAAGTTGTACTTATGTGGATTATCAATCTCTAATGTGGAATCATCTAAAAGACTCTTTTCAAGTTGTCCAGTTCTTGAAGCTTTAGAGATGGTTGATTGCAATATACAGACTGACAATCAGAGGAATTTGGTTGTTCATTCTGACACCTTTAAGGTGTTTGCACACACGTGTTGGAGTAGAGGTCTTTTGCTGCAAAATGATACTATGGCTAACGTTATCAAGTTAAGTGCTCCAAATTTGGAAGAATTCACTTGCAGATCTTTCTTGAAACAAGATTATTGTCTAGAAATCTGTTCTCCACCATCCTTGGTATGCTTTGACATGacagaagaaaacgaagaagatgagAATGCAGAAGATTGTTCAGAATTGCTTCCAGATGAAAAAGAAGTGTATGCTAAACGGGCAATGCAATTTCTACGAGCGGTTTACATGGTGAAAACAATGAGATTATCACCCGGATTCCTTGAG GTTCTCTCACATGCTCCTGACGTATTAGACTGTCAACACCCTCGCTTATGTGATCTTCAATATTTGACACTCGGAATGTGGTCTACAAGAG TCAAATTCAGTGGATGTTGGAGACGACTGGGAAGCAGGCTTGTCATCACCAGGGATGTTATCTAA